In one Deltaproteobacteria bacterium genomic region, the following are encoded:
- a CDS encoding ABC transporter ATP-binding protein: protein MLEVRDIRTYYGNIQALKGVDIKISEGEIITLIGANGAGKTTTLMSISGVVPPRSGEILFMGQPIGGLSPNEIVALGICQVPEGRRIFPYLTVSENLDMGAFLRTDTAEIKRDMEYIFELFPILAQRRGQAGGTLSGGEQQMLAVGRALMARPRLMLLDEPSLGLAPLVVKQIFEIIEKINTENNTTIFLVEQNANLALKVAHRGYVMENGKIILSDTSQNLMVDEEVKKAYLGM, encoded by the coding sequence ATGCTTGAAGTCAGGGACATCAGAACGTATTACGGTAATATCCAGGCCCTGAAAGGGGTCGATATAAAGATATCCGAAGGAGAGATCATCACCCTGATCGGCGCCAACGGCGCCGGTAAAACCACCACCCTCATGTCCATATCCGGTGTCGTGCCACCACGCAGCGGGGAGATCCTTTTCATGGGGCAGCCCATCGGCGGGTTGTCGCCCAACGAGATCGTCGCGCTGGGCATCTGCCAGGTACCGGAAGGGCGCCGCATTTTTCCCTACCTGACGGTCAGCGAAAACCTCGACATGGGCGCTTTCCTGAGAACCGACACCGCCGAGATCAAGAGGGACATGGAATACATCTTCGAGCTGTTTCCGATTCTCGCTCAAAGGCGCGGCCAGGCCGGCGGCACGCTCAGCGGCGGCGAGCAGCAGATGCTGGCCGTGGGCCGGGCGCTGATGGCCAGACCGCGCCTGATGCTGCTCGATGAACCATCCCTGGGGCTGGCGCCCCTGGTGGTCAAACAGATTTTTGAAATCATCGAAAAGATCAACACGGAAAACAACACCACCATTTTTCTGGTGGAACAGAATGCCAACCTGGCGCTGAAAGTGGCGCACAGGGGATATGTGATGGAGAACGGCAAGATCATTCTGTCCGACACCAGTCAAAACCTGATGGTCGACGAAGAGGTCAAAAAGGCCTACCTCGGTATGTAA
- a CDS encoding ABC transporter ATP-binding protein, with amino-acid sequence MEPILQVKELTKDFGGLRALDSLDLEVQENQIVALIGPNGAGKTTFFNCITGIYKPTRGEMLIAPKGKKKKKLNGLKPNHVTEQGLARTFQNIRLFQNMTVLENVMIGRHCRMHAGIPGAIFRNPRTRKEEEQVLVDSYAMLEKIGLEQYVNEYAKNLPYGAQRRLEIARAMATEPFILLLDEPAAGMNARETRELDDLIIQIRDREKISILLIEHDMKLVMSLSDMIYVVDYGKKIAEGTPKEIKSNPDVIKAYLGEDVDA; translated from the coding sequence ATGGAACCGATTCTCCAAGTAAAAGAGCTGACCAAGGATTTCGGGGGCCTGCGCGCCCTGGACAGCCTGGATCTCGAGGTGCAGGAGAACCAGATCGTCGCCCTGATCGGCCCCAACGGCGCCGGCAAGACCACCTTTTTCAACTGCATTACCGGCATCTACAAACCCACCAGGGGTGAGATGCTGATCGCTCCGAAAGGCAAAAAAAAGAAGAAACTCAACGGGCTCAAACCCAATCATGTGACCGAACAGGGCCTGGCACGCACCTTTCAGAACATCCGGCTCTTCCAGAACATGACCGTGCTGGAAAACGTCATGATCGGGCGCCACTGCCGCATGCATGCCGGTATTCCCGGGGCGATCTTCCGCAACCCGAGAACCCGGAAGGAAGAGGAGCAGGTGTTGGTGGACAGCTACGCGATGCTCGAGAAAATCGGGCTGGAGCAATACGTGAACGAGTATGCCAAGAACCTGCCCTACGGCGCCCAGCGGCGCCTCGAGATTGCACGGGCCATGGCCACCGAGCCCTTCATCCTGCTGCTGGACGAACCCGCCGCCGGTATGAACGCCAGGGAAACCAGGGAGCTGGACGATCTCATCATCCAGATTCGCGACCGGGAAAAGATATCCATTCTGCTGATCGAACATGACATGAAGCTGGTGATGAGCCTGTCCGATATGATCTACGTGGTGGACTATGGTAAAAAAATAGCCGAGGGTACGCCCAAAGAGATCAAGAGCAACCCAGACGTTATCAAGGCCTATCTGGGAGAAGACGTGGATGCTTGA
- a CDS encoding branched-chain amino acid ABC transporter permease produces the protein MFSLSEIKKSLLVSLWFMFLTFPIMVIKVNTIEKTIEWRWWRILMVGGGTFVLSFVWRFFIRRKEAGVKKADIGEDRQSMVQRITQNRKIYLPALAALAIFVVIFPFAFSMYQTNIMTTALIYVVVGLGLNIVVGLAGLLDLGYVAFYLVGAYTYALLNLHFGLGFWTVLPIGALFAGIFGVVLGFPVLRLRGDYLAIVTLGFGEIIRLIMENWNEFSYGPSGIANIPRPGFFGMELSLQQNIIYIYFLMVGMAIFTIFVVRRLQDSRLGRAWIALREDEVACQAMGIDKWKTKLSAFGLGATWAGLGGVMFAAKTTFINPASFTIWESIIILCIVVLGGMGSILGVICGAMVLILLPEYLRAFSEYRMLMFGAILVIMMVFRPEGIISNVRRTYKFEKNRQT, from the coding sequence ATGTTTAGTCTTAGTGAGATAAAGAAATCGTTGCTGGTTTCCCTGTGGTTCATGTTTTTGACCTTTCCCATCATGGTCATCAAGGTGAACACCATTGAAAAAACCATCGAGTGGCGCTGGTGGCGCATCCTCATGGTGGGGGGGGGCACGTTTGTGCTCTCGTTTGTGTGGCGGTTTTTCATCAGGCGCAAGGAGGCCGGCGTCAAGAAAGCCGATATCGGCGAAGACCGGCAGTCGATGGTTCAGCGCATCACGCAAAACAGGAAAATCTATCTGCCGGCGCTGGCAGCCCTTGCCATTTTCGTGGTGATCTTCCCCTTCGCGTTCTCCATGTACCAGACCAACATCATGACCACGGCCCTGATCTACGTGGTGGTGGGATTGGGCCTCAACATCGTGGTCGGCCTGGCCGGCCTCCTTGACCTGGGGTACGTGGCCTTCTACCTGGTGGGCGCCTACACCTACGCGCTTTTAAACCTGCACTTCGGCCTGGGGTTCTGGACGGTGCTGCCCATCGGCGCGTTGTTCGCAGGCATTTTCGGCGTCGTTCTGGGGTTTCCGGTATTGCGGCTGCGCGGCGACTACCTGGCCATCGTGACCCTGGGGTTCGGCGAAATCATCCGCCTGATCATGGAGAACTGGAACGAGTTTTCATACGGTCCCAGCGGTATCGCCAACATCCCCCGGCCCGGGTTCTTCGGTATGGAGCTGTCCCTGCAGCAGAACATCATTTACATCTATTTCCTGATGGTGGGTATGGCCATATTCACCATCTTCGTGGTGCGGCGCCTGCAGGACTCGCGACTGGGCAGGGCCTGGATAGCCCTGCGCGAGGACGAGGTGGCCTGCCAGGCCATGGGTATCGACAAGTGGAAAACCAAGCTGAGCGCCTTCGGCCTGGGAGCCACGTGGGCCGGCCTGGGGGGGGTCATGTTCGCCGCCAAAACGACCTTCATCAACCCGGCCAGTTTCACCATCTGGGAGTCGATCATCATCCTCTGCATCGTGGTGCTGGGCGGCATGGGCTCCATCCTGGGTGTGATCTGCGGCGCCATGGTTCTGATCCTGCTGCCGGAATACCTGCGGGCCTTTTCCGAATACCGCATGCTGATGTTCGGCGCCATTCTGGTGATCATGATGGTGTTCAGGCCCGAGGGCATTATCAGCAACGTCCGCCGAACCTATAAGTTCGAGAAAAACAGGCAAACATAG
- a CDS encoding branched-chain amino acid ABC transporter permease LivH (LivHMGF is the membrane component of the LIV-I/LS branched-chain amino acid transporter) translates to MEYFAELFLGGLTRGSIYALIALGYTMVYGIIELINFAHGEIYMIGAFTALIVAGILSMLGWNPIVILILSSVIAVIYSASYGWTIEKMAYKPLRRAPRLSALISAIGMSMFLQYYVLLAQTSNFLPFPALIPDFKFLEPVEHIVRSTEIVIYITTAVVMVLLTFLIKFTRIGKAMRATAQDRDMAMLVGIDINRVISFTFIVGSGTAALGGVLIASHTGQINYYIGFIAGIKAFVAAVLGGIGSMPGAVLGSIVLGMSESFFTGYISSDYEDVFAFLFLVFTLIFRPAGILGRSDTDKV, encoded by the coding sequence ATGGAATATTTTGCAGAACTCTTTCTGGGGGGATTGACGCGGGGCAGCATCTACGCCCTGATCGCCCTGGGCTACACCATGGTCTACGGCATCATCGAGCTGATCAATTTCGCCCATGGCGAAATTTACATGATCGGCGCCTTCACCGCCCTGATCGTGGCCGGCATCCTTTCCATGCTCGGGTGGAATCCGATTGTCATTCTGATTCTATCCTCGGTGATTGCGGTGATCTATTCCGCCTCTTACGGTTGGACCATCGAGAAAATGGCCTACAAGCCCCTGCGCAGGGCGCCCCGGCTTTCGGCGTTGATCAGCGCCATCGGCATGTCCATGTTTCTGCAGTACTACGTGCTCCTGGCCCAGACATCCAATTTTCTGCCCTTTCCGGCCCTGATCCCCGACTTCAAATTTTTGGAACCCGTCGAACACATCGTCCGTTCCACCGAGATCGTCATCTACATCACCACGGCCGTCGTCATGGTCCTTCTGACCTTCCTGATCAAGTTCACCCGCATCGGGAAGGCCATGCGGGCCACGGCCCAGGACCGGGACATGGCCATGCTGGTGGGCATCGACATCAACAGGGTGATCTCCTTCACCTTCATCGTCGGTTCGGGAACGGCGGCCCTGGGCGGCGTCCTGATCGCATCCCACACCGGGCAGATCAACTATTACATCGGGTTCATCGCCGGCATCAAGGCTTTCGTGGCCGCGGTTTTAGGCGGTATCGGCAGCATGCCGGGCGCGGTTCTGGGGAGCATCGTTCTGGGCATGTCGGAGAGCTTCTTCACCGGGTACATTTCCAGCGACTACGAGGATGTTTTCGCCTTTCTCTTCCTGGTCTTCACCCTGATTTTCCGGCCGGCGGGTATCCTGGGGAGGAGTGACACGGACAAAGTGTAA
- a CDS encoding branched-chain amino acid ABC transporter substrate-binding protein: MKRNCGKILIVAVATLFLTLSLSGLGLAADTIKLGVGSVLSGDLASYGIPTVKAAELVVKDINAKGGVLGKQVELVVEDDQCKPEVATNTATKLVGEGVTVVLGHICSGATKAALGIYKASNIIAMSPSATNPALTQSGDYPNFYRTIASDDAQAKLEVDFALDILGVKKIAVLHDKGDYGKGLAEFAKKFIEEDPRSEVVFYEGITVGAMDYSAVVQKIKRSGADALIFGGYHPEASKIVSQMRKKKMKIPFISDDGVKDDTFIKVAGRYAEGVYATGPMDVSSNPMAIAANEEHKAAYGEDPGAFFLNGYAAALALLHGIENAGSTDYDAISKALKTQYVDTPLGKIKFDEKGDAIGVGFAMYRVQNGAYVELK; the protein is encoded by the coding sequence ATGAAAAGAAATTGCGGAAAAATATTGATCGTTGCGGTTGCGACCCTTTTTCTCACGCTCAGCCTGTCCGGTCTCGGTCTTGCTGCGGACACCATCAAACTGGGGGTTGGCAGCGTGCTCAGCGGGGACCTGGCTTCCTACGGCATCCCCACCGTCAAAGCCGCCGAACTGGTTGTGAAGGATATCAACGCCAAGGGCGGCGTTCTGGGCAAACAGGTGGAACTGGTTGTCGAGGACGATCAATGCAAGCCCGAGGTAGCCACCAACACCGCCACCAAACTGGTGGGCGAGGGCGTCACCGTCGTCCTGGGCCACATCTGCAGCGGGGCCACCAAAGCCGCCCTGGGGATTTACAAGGCATCCAACATCATCGCCATGTCCCCTTCGGCCACCAACCCGGCGTTGACCCAGAGCGGCGACTACCCCAACTTCTACCGCACCATCGCATCCGACGATGCCCAGGCCAAACTGGAGGTGGATTTCGCCCTCGATATTCTGGGCGTCAAAAAGATCGCCGTGCTGCACGACAAGGGCGACTACGGCAAGGGCCTGGCCGAATTCGCCAAAAAATTTATCGAAGAAGATCCCCGGTCTGAGGTTGTTTTCTACGAGGGCATCACCGTCGGCGCCATGGACTACTCCGCCGTGGTCCAGAAAATCAAGCGCAGCGGCGCGGATGCGCTTATTTTCGGCGGGTACCATCCTGAAGCTTCCAAGATCGTTTCCCAGATGCGCAAGAAAAAGATGAAGATTCCGTTCATTTCCGATGACGGGGTCAAGGACGATACGTTCATCAAGGTCGCCGGCAGGTATGCCGAGGGCGTTTACGCCACCGGTCCCATGGATGTGTCCTCCAACCCCATGGCCATCGCCGCCAACGAGGAGCACAAGGCCGCCTACGGGGAAGATCCCGGTGCTTTTTTCCTGAACGGCTATGCCGCGGCCCTGGCCCTGCTCCACGGCATCGAAAATGCGGGCTCCACGGATTACGACGCCATTTCCAAAGCCCTCAAGACCCAGTACGTCGACACCCCCTTAGGAAAGATCAAGTTTGACGAAAAAGGGGATGCCATCGGCGTGGGCTTTGCCATGTACCGCGTACAGAACGGCGCCTATGTCGAATTGAAGTAG